The Rhineura floridana isolate rRhiFlo1 chromosome 15, rRhiFlo1.hap2, whole genome shotgun sequence genome window below encodes:
- the NCMAP gene encoding noncompact myelin-associated protein: MTTAAPVAENSMSSANVTTKSQEQILYQSSGAIVAAVVVGVIVIFTVVLLLLKMYNRRMRAKRELEPKNAKVMIPSTLGQNSKSASRTTTVTFVPVDIHMPERRP, encoded by the exons ATGACGACAGCTGCGCCAGTGGCTGAGAATTCCATGTCTTCGGCAAATGTGACCACAAAGTCTCAAGAACAAATTCTTTATCAGA gTTCTGGAGCGATTGTGGCAGCCGTCGTAGTTGGTGTAATTGTTATATTCACCGTGGTTCTCCTCTTGTTGAAAATGTATAACAG ACGCATGAGGGCAAAGCGGGAGCTGGAACCGAAGAATGCCAAAGTCATGATCCCCTCCACGTTGGGACAGAACAGCAAGAGTGCCAGCCGTACCACAACAGTAACATTTGTCCCCGTGGACATCCACATGCCAGAGAGAAGGCCGTGA